The Natronoarchaeum mannanilyticum genome includes the window GTGCCGTTCTCCTCGTCGGCGACGGCCACGTCGTCGTCGTCGGACTCGACCTTCGCTTCTTCGGGCACGTCGAGCTGTTCCAGCCGGGCCTTCTTGATGCGGGTGTTCTCGACCTCCTCGACGGTGATTCGGGTGCCGTCGTAGGTGATCTCTTCGCCGGCCTCGACCAGTCGGCCAGCGCGGTTGAACACGAAGCCGGCGACGGTCTCGAACTCCTCGCCCTCCGGGAGGTCGATCTCCAGGGCCTCGTTGACCTCGTGGATGTTGACCTCGCCCTGGACGACGGCGCCGTCCTCGACGTACTCGATCGGCTCGTCCTCGCCGCCTTCGAGGATCTCGCCGACGATCTCCTCGACCATGTCCTCCATGGTGATCAGCCCCTCGGTGGTGCCGAACTCGTCGATGACGATCACCATGTGCATGCGCTCCTCGCGCATCTCGGTGAGCAGCTCGTCGACGTTCTTGGACTCGGGGACGTGGAGCGTGGGGTTGATCAGGTCCTCGAGCTCGAGCGTCCGCGAGTCGGCCTCGCCGTAGTTAGTGTCCCGAACCAGGTCGCGGATGTGGACGACGCCGATCACGTTGTCGAGGCTCCCCTCGTAGACGGGGACGCGGGCGTGCCCGCTCTGGACGCAGGTCTGGAGCGCCTCCTCGACGGAGGCGTCGGCGGGCACCGCGGTCATGTCGAGCCGCGGCGTCATCACCTCCTTGGCGATGGACTTGTTAAACCGGAAGATCCGCTGGAGCATCTCGCGTTCGTCCTCCTCGATGACGCCCTCGCGCTCGCCGGTCTCGATCATGTCCTGGATCTCCGAGCGCGTGACGTAGCCCGACTCGATCGCGCTGCCGCCGCCGGTCAGCCGGTTGACCTGCCGGGTGAGGAAGTCGAACGTGATCACCAGCGGCTTCAGCAGGTACTCGGAGAGCTTCAGCGGGCGCGAGATCGTCAGCGCCCAGGATTCGGTGTGCTCGACCGCGTAGGACTTGGGCGCGCTCTCGCCGAACAGCAAGACCAGCGCCGTGATCCCGAACGTCGAGACGAGCACCGCGACGATGCCGCTCGTGAGGTACATCCCGACGAGCGCGGTCGCGATCGACGACATCGCGATGTTGACGAGATTGTTCCCGACGAGGATCGTCACCAACAAGCGGTGAGGGTCTTCCTTGAGCCCTTGAAGCGTCAGGGCGCCGGGCTTGCCCTCCTCGGCCAGCGACTCGACGCGGTAGTCGGGCAGCGAGAACATGGCGATCTCCGAAGAGGAGAAAAACGCCGAGAGCCCGATCAGGACGACGATGCACGCCACGCCGAGCACGGCGATCGTCGACTGTGCCAGTTCGATCCCGACAAACGGCACTTCCGCGGCGAGCGGCGCCAACCACGAGACAGGTATACCCATCGACACGGGTACTTGCCGGGCGGGTGAATTAACTCTTGTGAGGGAAGCCCACGGAACACCCCACCGTTCTGCGGCTGCGACAGCCGAGCGGCGAGTCCACTCGCACACGTGCTCGATCGACGCGACCGGCAACGACGGCCGTCTGCCCAACGCTTTCACGCGTGCCGTCCCAACTGTACGGTATGAGCCAGTCCGACCAGCCGATCACGTTCTACCGCCTGCAGGCGTGCCCGTTCTGCGAGCGGGTCGCCCGCACGCTGGACGAGCTCGAACTCGACTACAGCTCGCGGTTCGTCGAGCCGATGCACTCGCAGCGCAACGTCGTCAAGCGCGTCAGCGGGAAGCGCTCGGTGCCCGCGATCGTCGACGAGCGCACCGGCGTCACGATGTCGGAGAGCGCCAACATCGTCGACTACCTCGAGAAGACCTACGGCGCCGAGGGGAGCGAACGGCCGGACGCCGCCGGGGCGACGGGTGCCAGCGGCGATCCCAGCGGGGGTGACGAGTAGATGGAGTTCGACGTCGTCGATCTCGGCGAGGCCGACCACGTCGCGGAGGGCGAGGTCGCGCCCGACTTCACGCGCCCGCTGGTCAACGAGGAGTACTGGGAGGATCGATCGCTCTCCGACCTGACCGACGAGGGGCCCGTTCTGCTGGTGTTCACGACGATGGACGGCGCGTTCCCGGCGACGTACGTCTGGAACGAGCTCCGCGACCGGGCGTGGGACGACGAGTACGACGTCGAGATCGTCGGCTGCTCGATCTCGGATCCGTACTCCCACAAGCGCCTGATCGAGGAGCGCGAGATCGACTACGACCTGTTCTCCGATCCGAAAAACACCGTCGCCGTCGAGTACGGCATCGCCCACGAGCTCGACGGCATGACCGGGATCAGCGAGCCCCGGCCCTCGGCGTTCCTGCTCGACGAGGACCGCACCGTGGAGTACGCCTGGGTCAGCGAGGAGTGGCCGGAGTTCCCCGACTACGACGAGATCGAGGCCGCGCTCGAGGACGTCTGAGCCGCGCTCACGACTCGTCGAAATCGAGTGCGCGTTCGAGCCGCTCGAGCGGCGGGTTCTCGCCGGCGGGGATCACCACGTCGTCCGTTCCTGCGATTTCGATCCTGAGCGCGGGGCGTCGCCCGACGATGTATCGGACTAAGAACGCCAGCGCGACGACCGCCGGCAGCGCCCACGCCAGCGTCAACAGGAGGTCGACCAGCGCGAGCGCACTCGTCACGGCCTCCAGCGCCCCTGCAGCCCCGGGAGGCGCGCCGGACGACGGCATCGAGAGCAGTCCGCCCAGATCGACGGCGGCGTCGAGCGCGAACAGCAGCGCCGCGACGAGCGCCGCCTTTCCGGCCGTCAGGACGTGGCCCCGATCGCCGTCGGCGTCGATCGACGCGCCCAGCACGTTCGGCCGGTCGATCGCCCGGTAGCGCTCGCCGTCGCCCGAGGGAGTCAGCGCGAGGACGCGGTGGGTGGTCACCACGACTTCGGCGTCGCCGATTTCGACCCGCTCCTCGATCGACTCGCCGGCGTAGAGGAGTTCGTCGACGCGCCCGCGCCACTCGTCCATGGCGGGGGCGACTCGTCGCGACAGCAAAAAGGTACTCGCCCGTCGAGCGGCGTCGGAAAGCCAGCGGATCGACGCCGCTGCGTGGCGTCAGCGCTCCCGCTCCTCGGCGAGTTCCGTCGTCTCGGATCCGGAATCGGCGTCAGAGCCGTCCGACGCTTCCTCCCGCGTGCGTCCGGCACCAGCGATTTCGGCGCCCGCTTCGCCGCCCAGCGGCGCCTCGCCCTCGCCGATCCCGCCGACATCCTCGACCTCTCCGAGGATCGCCTGGATGTCGTCGAGCCCCAGCAGCTCCTGCGTCTCGGCGTCAATCTGGAGGCTGTCGAGCGACGCGCCGTCGCCGGTGACGTCGCCGCCCGAGAGATGCTTGCCGTAGCGGCCCAGCATCGAGGTCAGCTCCTGGGGCAGCACGAACGTCGTCGACTCGCCCTGCCCGATGCCGGCCAGCGTCTCCATCCCCTTGTCGAGGACGGCCCGCTCGCCCATCGACTCGGCGGACTTGGCGCGCAGCACGGTCGAGACGGCGTCGCCCTGCGCTTCGAGGATCTGGCTCTGCTTTTCGCCCTGCGCGCGGATGATGTTCGACTGCTTGTCGCCCTCCGCGGTCTCGACGGCGGAGCGCCGTTCACCCTGCGCTTCGAGGATCATCGCGCGGCGCCGGCGCTCGGCGGCGGTCTGCTGTTCCATCGCGCTCTGGACGCCCTGGCTGGGCGTGACCGCGCGCACCTCGACGGCCTCGACGCGGATCCCCCACTCGTCGGTCGCCTCGTCGATCGCCGTGTTGATCCGGCGGTTGATCTTCGAGCGCTCCTTGAGCGTCTCGTCGAGCTCCATGTCGCCCAGCACCGCCCGGAGCGTCGTCTGGGCGAGGTTCGAGGTCGCGCGCTCGTAGTCGTCGACCTCCAGGTACGCCTTCCGGGCGTCCATCACGCGGATGTAGACGACGGCGTCGGCTCGCACCGGCGAGTTGTCCCGCGTGATCGCCTCCTGCATCGGGACGTCGATCGTCTGGGTCCGCATGTCGTAAGCGTGGGTCTTCGAGACGAACGGCGGGACGAAGTTGATGCCGGGTTCGAGCAGCTTCCGGTACTCGCCGAACACGGTCAGCGCGCGCTTCTCGTAGGCGCCGACGATCTCGACGGCGCTGGCGACCGTGACGACCGCGAGCAGCAGCAACAGGGCGCCGACGACCGCCAGCGGCGACGTCGACAGGAAGTTCAGCGCGACCCACGCGCCGATCGCTAACGCGGCGAAGCCGACCAGCACCGCGCGCGGCCTGATCCCCCGTTTGCCCTCGACGCCGTCGCCCCCCGGACGTGACATACCTGACGTTAGGAGCGTACGTGGTTAACGGTTGGCACTACCGGGGCCAGTCCTGCGTCGTCAGCGCCCGCCCCAGTTCGACGGCCACGACGATCGCGATGCCGAAGACGCCGCCGTAGGCGAAACTACTCAGCGGAACCGTCAGGGAATCCAGCAGCGACATCGCGGTCCAGACCGTCACCGCAAAAAGGACGATGACGACCGTTCGGCCCGCGTATCCGATTCCGCGGAACCACGCGCCGACTCGGTCGCCCAGCCGCGTGACGGCGAGCGGTCCCGCCGCGATCGCGAACGTCACGACGCCCGCGCCCAGCCAGCCCCAGGCGACCGTCTCCGCCGTCGAAATCCCCCAGACCGCCCACGCGATCAGCAGGAGCGTGAGCGCGACGTCGCGCCGGGAGGGCGCGCCCTCCGGAGACCAGGAAGCGGCGAGAGGCGAGGTCACAGCGGGAAGTAGGACGCGGAACGGCAAAAAATCGGGCCCGGACAGACCGGTGGCGTTCCGACTCAGTCGTCGCCGGGTGCCGAACCGCGCGACTCCCCCGAGAACGGCTTCGCCGGGACGTTCTTGCGGGCGGCGTCGAACTCCGAGAGCGCGTAGACGATGCCCGCCAGCGCGACGACGCCCAGGGGCAACAGGATCGCCATCGCGTACGTCGACCCGACGAGGCTCCACGCGAGGTAGACGACCGTCGCGACGAGGATCACCGTCAGCGCGTAGTAGATCTGGGTGCGCACGTGGTCGATGTGGTCCGATCCGGCGAACGTCGAGGAGAGGATCGTCGTGTCGGAGATCGGCGAGACGTGGTCGCCGAAGATCGCCCCGCTGAACAGCGCGCCGATAGCCACCGCGACCATCTGGGGGTCGCCGCCGCCGATCTCCCAGGCCATCGGCACCGCGACGGGCGTGACGAGGCTCATCGTCCCCCAGGAGGTGCCGATCGAGAACGCGATGAAGGCCGACGCGTAGAGGATCACGATCGGCAGCAACGTCGGCGTCACGACGCCCTCCGCGAGGTTCGTGACGTACCGGCCGGTGCCCAGCGCGCCGGCGACCGAGCCGATCGACCACGCGAGTACGAGGATGCTGACCGCGTGGAGCATGATGCCGAACCCGTCGAGCACCGTCTCCATCGCCTCGTCGATGTCCATCGCGCCCTCGCCGACGCCCATCGCGATCGCAGTCGCGACCATCGCGAACGACCCCCAGACGAGCGCGCCCGTGAAGTTGGCGTTCTCGGCGACGCCGACCGCCGACCGACCGGGGGCGTAGCCCGTCACAGCGGCGCTCCCGACCACGACCGCGACGAGGACGACCACCGGAACGACGAACGTCCGGAGCCGCGGGTCGTCAGTCACCGGCTCGCCCAGATCCGCCTTCATGCTCTGGAGCGGGTTGGCGTCGTCACGCGTGACTTTGCCCGTTTCGCGCGCCCGGGTTTCGGCGTCCAGCATCTCGCCGAAGTCGCGCTGGGTCACGACGACGATCCCGACCATCAACACCGCGAGCAGGCAGTAGACGTTGAACGGGATCGACCAGAGCCAGGTGACCGTCGCGGAGGGCGTCTGGCCGGCGATCCCCATCTCGGCGTACTGGCCCTCGATCAGCCCGATCTGGAACGCCGTCCAGCTGGAGATGCCGAACGTCGCGACCGGCGCCGCCGTCGAGTCGATGACGTACGCCAGCTTCTCGCGGGACATGTTCATCGTGTCCGCGATGTCTTTCATCGCGCTGCCGACGATGGCGGTGTTGGCGTAGTCGTCGAAGAACCAGACGATCCCGAGCAACCACGCCATCACGCCGACCTTG containing:
- a CDS encoding hemolysin family protein; this encodes MGIPVSWLAPLAAEVPFVGIELAQSTIAVLGVACIVVLIGLSAFFSSSEIAMFSLPDYRVESLAEEGKPGALTLQGLKEDPHRLLVTILVGNNLVNIAMSSIATALVGMYLTSGIVAVLVSTFGITALVLLFGESAPKSYAVEHTESWALTISRPLKLSEYLLKPLVITFDFLTRQVNRLTGGGSAIESGYVTRSEIQDMIETGEREGVIEEDEREMLQRIFRFNKSIAKEVMTPRLDMTAVPADASVEEALQTCVQSGHARVPVYEGSLDNVIGVVHIRDLVRDTNYGEADSRTLELEDLINPTLHVPESKNVDELLTEMREERMHMVIVIDEFGTTEGLITMEDMVEEIVGEILEGGEDEPIEYVEDGAVVQGEVNIHEVNEALEIDLPEGEEFETVAGFVFNRAGRLVEAGEEITYDGTRITVEEVENTRIKKARLEQLDVPEEAKVESDDDDVAVADEENGTSVDN
- a CDS encoding glutathione S-transferase N-terminal domain-containing protein — its product is MSQSDQPITFYRLQACPFCERVARTLDELELDYSSRFVEPMHSQRNVVKRVSGKRSVPAIVDERTGVTMSESANIVDYLEKTYGAEGSERPDAAGATGASGDPSGGDE
- a CDS encoding peroxiredoxin family protein → MEFDVVDLGEADHVAEGEVAPDFTRPLVNEEYWEDRSLSDLTDEGPVLLVFTTMDGAFPATYVWNELRDRAWDDEYDVEIVGCSISDPYSHKRLIEEREIDYDLFSDPKNTVAVEYGIAHELDGMTGISEPRPSAFLLDEDRTVEYAWVSEEWPEFPDYDEIEAALEDV
- a CDS encoding SPFH domain-containing protein, with translation MSRPGGDGVEGKRGIRPRAVLVGFAALAIGAWVALNFLSTSPLAVVGALLLLLAVVTVASAVEIVGAYEKRALTVFGEYRKLLEPGINFVPPFVSKTHAYDMRTQTIDVPMQEAITRDNSPVRADAVVYIRVMDARKAYLEVDDYERATSNLAQTTLRAVLGDMELDETLKERSKINRRINTAIDEATDEWGIRVEAVEVRAVTPSQGVQSAMEQQTAAERRRRAMILEAQGERRSAVETAEGDKQSNIIRAQGEKQSQILEAQGDAVSTVLRAKSAESMGERAVLDKGMETLAGIGQGESTTFVLPQELTSMLGRYGKHLSGGDVTGDGASLDSLQIDAETQELLGLDDIQAILGEVEDVGGIGEGEAPLGGEAGAEIAGAGRTREEASDGSDADSGSETTELAEERER
- a CDS encoding Na+/H+ antiporter NhaC family protein — its product is MATEFGAVSLVPPLLAIALAIVTRRALLSLFVGVWIGGVINVAGAGIDGPVDVLTLPFVGVVEAFDWIVPAIGDSTTNAEIIVFTFLLGAGIALLWRLGGSLAVGQAAAGVVDSHRKVGVMAWLLGIVWFFDDYANTAIVGSAMKDIADTMNMSREKLAYVIDSTAAPVATFGISSWTAFQIGLIEGQYAEMGIAGQTPSATVTWLWSIPFNVYCLLAVLMVGIVVVTQRDFGEMLDAETRARETGKVTRDDANPLQSMKADLGEPVTDDPRLRTFVVPVVVLVAVVVGSAAVTGYAPGRSAVGVAENANFTGALVWGSFAMVATAIAMGVGEGAMDIDEAMETVLDGFGIMLHAVSILVLAWSIGSVAGALGTGRYVTNLAEGVVTPTLLPIVILYASAFIAFSIGTSWGTMSLVTPVAVPMAWEIGGGDPQMVAVAIGALFSGAIFGDHVSPISDTTILSSTFAGSDHIDHVRTQIYYALTVILVATVVYLAWSLVGSTYAMAILLPLGVVALAGIVYALSEFDAARKNVPAKPFSGESRGSAPGDD